The segment CCCATGCGCCTGGAAGGCAAGGTCGCCATCATCACCGGCGGCGCGAGCGGCATCGGCCGCGCCACCGTCGACAAATTCGTCCGCGAGGGAGCGAAGGTGCTCATCGCCGACATCTCCCTCGAGGCGGCCGAGCGCGCCGTCGCCGAGGTCGAGGCCGCCGGCCACGCCGGCATGACCGCCGCGTGCCGCGTCGACGTCTCGGACTTCGCCGAAGTCGAGCAGATGGTCGCCACCGCCGTGTCGACCTTCGGCAAGCTCGACGTCATCTTCAACAACGCCGGCATCGCCGGGGGCACACCGCTCCTGGACCACGACCCGGCGAAGGACTACGTGCCGATGATCCGCGTCGATCAGGACGGCGTCTACTACGGCATCCTCGCCGCGGCCCGCCAGTTCCGCGATCAGGGGACACCCGGTGTGATCATCAACACCTCCTCGATCTACGGCGAGCAGGCGGCCGAACTCGCCTTCAGCTACAGCGCAGCCAAGGCCGCGGTGATCTCCTTCACCCGCTCAGCCGCGTACGAACTGGCCGAGCACGGCATCCGGGTCGTGGCGATCACGCCCGGCAGGGTGGGAACGGCGATCATCAATCAGTTCAGCGACGAACTGAAGACGGTGTTCGCCTCGGAGCAGCTGCGCAACACCATGACCCAGCCGTCGGAGATCGCCGACGTCGTGGCCTTCCTCGCCTCGGACGAGGCGAACGTCATCAACGGCACGGTGGTGCACGTCGACGACGGCTACTCGGTGTTCAAGCAGCGACTGGATCTCCCGGTGTTCTGATGACCGCCCACGCCGCCGACATCCCGATGACCCTCGATGTGGCATGCCACCTGAACGTCGTGGTCGCCGACGCCTCGCCCGCGAGCCTGGAGCGCGCGCTGCCTGCGCTGATCGGCCTCGGCATCCATCGGGTCGTGCTTCCGCCGCTCGACCCCGCCGCGACCGACGTCCGCGGCATGAGCGATGCCTTCGCGCACTGGGAGGTCTCGCCGATCACCATCGCCGGGCAGGCTCCCGGTGCCGATGTCTCTTCGGATGACGCGGACGAACGTGCCGCGGGCGTCGACGCGCTCCGCCGGGCGCTGCGGCTGACCGCCGAGCTCGGCGGCGACCAGATGAACGGCGTGCCGTACGGCCTCTTCGGCTCGCCGGGTGCTCCCGTACCCCGGCAGCGCGTCGAGGAGGCCGCGCGCCTGGTCGGACAGGTCGCCGACGAGGCGGCCGATCTCGGGATCGCCATGACCTTCGAGGTGCTCAACCGCTACGAGACCTCGGTGGTGAACACCGCCGCGCAGGCGATGCGGTTCGCCGAGGCGAGCGGGTCGGAGAACCTCCGCATCCACCTCGACACCTTCCATATGGCGGTCGAGGAGTCAGACCTCGAAGGGGCGATCCGTCTCGCTCTGCCGCGCCTGTCCTACCTCGAGCTCGGGCAGTCGGGGCGCGGCGCCCTCTCGGGCGGAGCCGTCGACATCCCGCAGATCGTGCGTCAGGCGCTCGACGACGGGTATCGCGGCAGGTTCGGGGTGGAGGCGTTCTCGCGCACGGTGCTCGCCGAACCGGTCGCCGACATGCTGGCGATCTGGCGGGCGCCGTACGACGACGGGGTCGAGCTCATGCGCGACGCCCTGCGCGTCATCCGCTCGGGATGGGCGGCGAGCACCGCCGGGAGGCGCGAGATCCGTCTCGCCCGCGGGGCGATGGTCTGACTCAGCGGGTCAGCGGGTCGCGGCGCGCAGCGCCTGCTCGATGTCGGCGATCAGATCGGCGGGGTCTTCGATTCCCACGGACAGGCGCACGACCTCGACCGGGACGGCCGCGTCGGTGCCGCGCACCGAGGCGTGGGTCATCGCGTCGGGGTAGTTCACGAGCGACTCCACGCCGCCGAGCGACTCGGCGAGCTGGAAGAGCGTCGTCGACTCCGCGAAGCGGCGAGCGAGCTCGCCCGAGTCGAAGGCGACGGAGACGATCCCGCCGAAGTCCGACATCTGGCGTGCCGCGATCGCGTGACCGGGGTGGTCTTCCAGCCCCGGGTAGTACACGTGCGCGACGTGGGAGTGGCCCTGGAGGAACGCGGCGATCGCGGCCGCGTTGGCGCTGTGGCGTGCCATCCGGATTCCGAGGGTCTTGATGCCCCGTGAGGCCAGCCACGCGTCCATCGGACCCGAGACCGCCCCGACGGCGAACTGGAGGAACCCGATCTTCTCGGCGAGCGCGTCATCATCGAGCACGAGCGCTCCGCCGACGACATCCGAGTGCCCGCCGAGGTACTTCGTCACCGAGTGGACGACCACGTCGGCGCCGAGGGTGAGGGGGCGCTGCAGAGCCGGGGTGGCGAAGGTGTTGTCGACGACGACGAGCGCTCCGGCGTCGTGCCCGAGCGCGGCCAGCTCGGCGATGTCGGTGATCTTCAGCAGGGGGTTCGACGGCGTCTCGACCCACACCAGCTGCGCGGGGCGCTCGGCGAGGGCGGCGCGGACCGCCGCGGGGTCAGCCATCTCGACCGTGCGCATCTGGACACCCCACGGTGCGAGCACGCGAGCGAGCAGCCGGTGGGTGCCGCCGTAGACGTCGTTGCCGAGCAGCACGCTGTCGCCGGGCTTCAGCGTCGCGCGCAGGAGCGCGTCTTCGGCGGCCAGGCCCGACGAGAACGAGAACGCGTGGGCGCCGCCCTCGAGCGCGGCGAGCTGACGCTGCAGCGCCGTGCGCGTCGGATTGCCGCTCCGGCCGTACTCGTACCCCTGGCGGAGCCCGCCGATGCCGTCCTGCGCGAAGGTCGTGGAGAAGTGCACCGGGGGGATGACCGCACCCGTGGTGGGGTCGAACTCCTGGCCGGCGTGGACGGCGAGGCTGTCGAAGCGGTGGGTGTTCTGATCGACGGTCATGCCAGGTTCCTCGTCATCCACTCGTCGTCGAAGATCTTGCTGATGTAGCCGCGGCCGGAGTCGGGGAGGATCACGACGACGACGTCGTCCTCGCCGAGCTCGCGTGCCGTGCGGAGGGCGGCGACGACCGCCATCCCGCACGACCCTCCGACGAGGAGGCCCTCTTCCCGCGCCAGGCGCCGGGTCATCTCGAACGACTCGCGGTCATCCACGCGTTCGTAGCGGTCGACCACGTTCGGGTCGAAGGTCGTCGGCCAGAAGTCCTCGCCGACCCCCTCGACGAGGTAGCCGTGCACGGGACCTCCGGAGTAGATCGACCCCTCGGGGTCGGCGCCGATGACCGTGACGCGGCCGTCGGAGACATCCTTCAGATACTTGCCTGTGCCGGTGATCGTGCCCCCGGTGCCGATGCCGGCGACGAGGTGGGTGACCCGGCCCTCGGTGTCGTCCCAGATCTCAGGACCGGTCGTCTCGTAGTGCGAGAGCGGCCCGTTGATGTTGGCGAACTGGTTGGGCTTGAACGCCCCGGGGATCTCAGCGGCGAGGCGGTCGCTGACCGAGTAGTAGGAGTCCGGATGATCCGGCGGCACGTTCGTCGGAACGGTGACGATCTCGGCGCCGTAGGCGCGGAGCACCGCCGTCTTCTCGCCGGCGAACTTCTCGGGCACCACGAAGATCATGCGGTATCCGCGCTGGAGGGCGACGAGGGCGAGGCCGACGCCGGTGTTGCCGCTCGTGGCCTCGACGATGGTGCCGCCGGGCTGGAGCTGACCGCTCTCTTCGGCGGCGTCGATCATGCGGCGCGCGATGCGGTCCTTGACCGAGCCGCCGGGGTTGAAGTACTCGACCTTCGCCAGCAGGGTGGGCTTCACGTCACTGACGACGTGGTTCAGGCGGACGAGGGGGGTGTGGCCGACGAGGTCGGCGACGTGGGAGGCGTAGCGCACGGTGTGTTCCTGAGTAAGGGCCGCTCGTGGCAGCCGGAGATGAGTGGTCGTCGAAGG is part of the Microbacterium sp. ET2 genome and harbors:
- a CDS encoding sugar phosphate isomerase/epimerase family protein; translated protein: MTAHAADIPMTLDVACHLNVVVADASPASLERALPALIGLGIHRVVLPPLDPAATDVRGMSDAFAHWEVSPITIAGQAPGADVSSDDADERAAGVDALRRALRLTAELGGDQMNGVPYGLFGSPGAPVPRQRVEEAARLVGQVADEAADLGIAMTFEVLNRYETSVVNTAAQAMRFAEASGSENLRIHLDTFHMAVEESDLEGAIRLALPRLSYLELGQSGRGALSGGAVDIPQIVRQALDDGYRGRFGVEAFSRTVLAEPVADMLAIWRAPYDDGVELMRDALRVIRSGWAASTAGRREIRLARGAMV
- a CDS encoding cystathionine beta-synthase, which produces MRYASHVADLVGHTPLVRLNHVVSDVKPTLLAKVEYFNPGGSVKDRIARRMIDAAEESGQLQPGGTIVEATSGNTGVGLALVALQRGYRMIFVVPEKFAGEKTAVLRAYGAEIVTVPTNVPPDHPDSYYSVSDRLAAEIPGAFKPNQFANINGPLSHYETTGPEIWDDTEGRVTHLVAGIGTGGTITGTGKYLKDVSDGRVTVIGADPEGSIYSGGPVHGYLVEGVGEDFWPTTFDPNVVDRYERVDDRESFEMTRRLAREEGLLVGGSCGMAVVAALRTARELGEDDVVVVILPDSGRGYISKIFDDEWMTRNLA
- a CDS encoding SDR family NAD(P)-dependent oxidoreductase, coding for MRLEGKVAIITGGASGIGRATVDKFVREGAKVLIADISLEAAERAVAEVEAAGHAGMTAACRVDVSDFAEVEQMVATAVSTFGKLDVIFNNAGIAGGTPLLDHDPAKDYVPMIRVDQDGVYYGILAAARQFRDQGTPGVIINTSSIYGEQAAELAFSYSAAKAAVISFTRSAAYELAEHGIRVVAITPGRVGTAIINQFSDELKTVFASEQLRNTMTQPSEIADVVAFLASDEANVINGTVVHVDDGYSVFKQRLDLPVF
- a CDS encoding cystathionine gamma-synthase, translating into MTVDQNTHRFDSLAVHAGQEFDPTTGAVIPPVHFSTTFAQDGIGGLRQGYEYGRSGNPTRTALQRQLAALEGGAHAFSFSSGLAAEDALLRATLKPGDSVLLGNDVYGGTHRLLARVLAPWGVQMRTVEMADPAAVRAALAERPAQLVWVETPSNPLLKITDIAELAALGHDAGALVVVDNTFATPALQRPLTLGADVVVHSVTKYLGGHSDVVGGALVLDDDALAEKIGFLQFAVGAVSGPMDAWLASRGIKTLGIRMARHSANAAAIAAFLQGHSHVAHVYYPGLEDHPGHAIAARQMSDFGGIVSVAFDSGELARRFAESTTLFQLAESLGGVESLVNYPDAMTHASVRGTDAAVPVEVVRLSVGIEDPADLIADIEQALRAATR